The following coding sequences are from one Flexibacter flexilis DSM 6793 window:
- a CDS encoding PAS domain S-box protein — translation MAKAKILIVEDQPLLAQDLRIKLTNMGHQVLEVVSSGQAALRAILNEKPNIVLMDIMLEGDMDGIEAAKRIRNYINVPIIYLTSCADDETFDRANAIGTYAYLLKPVQERELDLCIRTTCQRHQLEQDLVETQSRYRSLFENTKEAIIIFDDAGKIIDQNQASKQLYYALFGDQLATHLKDFLGEGKDKIFGEHFHVFLDHQEKEGRIWVFSADKKTSKCLEYNAKANFLPQLNLVVLRDITESVMAQREIENLARFPSEAPNPVLRVSCEGDILYANKAANVLLEEWTTTVGGRMPDNLLGRVGELSEKEPQSQMMLVIGGKIYSLLFVFVEKGSYVNIYANDISQQKYSERIVNYQKDILEMIARNATLSHILEQICVRVQYFLTGSAAAIFYFDSLNRSLKLAATTRLPYDLAHLIEQETLPEKKNSPWAAAISEQEDIIIENLQTDPLATPYRELTQKYGYMSCWIKPVQAQDGEVVACFLMFYKQALRPSTTDINLINMAANLVGVAIERDFIFQSLHKQSLAFENINDAIFLTDTSGVITEWSPSAERVFGRRKNEIVGLTIKDTNLFEFTEGFEEFLTKDTLSRWSGELQYYSLLGEDGIVQLSIIRLLDIQDEYMGMLCVARDITQEKNVEIALKYSEANLKAIFDNTVQSFILINDKFEIAAFNRTARQISYALTGDFLQVGEPIVNYWYTEDKETLQDIMRRTMDGEYISYEEYITTRTGDSYWLEINFLPIYDSAKNITSICFTTLDIQDRKNTELALAESEARFRSLVQNSSDVIVIVSAKGYITYTSESAGRFLGYNPQDLLDNNLLDFVHPDDRDYVEVLIQNLADGMNATPPIEYRFLHQMGKYIHLESVCTNMLDEASVRGIVINSRDVEERKNSEETLKNIVRGVSDATGTDFFTSLVENMATYLNVSHVLISELVEERHSLRTLAYIKNSNIQPNFIYKAEHTPCADTLQQQMYYVEDNLQFLYPQDQWLLDENLETYLGIRLNNSKGEAIGLLCILDSKPFQNHDLAGSMLKIFSVRAAAELERIYTTDALIESQANLLSLIENTIDNIWAIDESYKLIAFNTAFSRDFEKYFGHQLTHGDVIINYCKGEWEGYYTRALSGEQFFVEIDQIYDEEIQNIEVYFNPISDEQGHVSGVSIFSRDITQRKQAENALRESEVNLVALIENTDDIIFSINANYQILAANSAFRRLHNLMFSRIIKPGVDFVHSLPTAYGQVWQEGFDKAKKGERVRQEIHYAHPKFPVHLEVSLNPIYSKGGMISGISIFARDITLRKQAENELKRTNFELDSFVYRASHDLRAPLRSVLGLINLLRIEESSQQREVYLGLMEKSINKLDTFISDLTHFSRNSRLSLNIEKVDFNAIIQDSLGNLRFMENAEKLAVELKIDQNVDFYSDISRISIVLQNLISNSIKYQRRDAGAMVTIEVKTSEFAATIIVEDNGKGIEEVYLERIFDMFFRASEESYGSGLGLYITKQVIEKLEGSVRVESEIGVGTTFIIKIPNLKSQIKILS, via the coding sequence ATGGCCAAAGCAAAAATATTGATAGTAGAAGACCAACCTTTATTGGCACAAGACCTTCGCATCAAACTCACTAATATGGGGCATCAGGTGCTGGAAGTGGTCAGTTCGGGGCAAGCTGCTCTACGGGCAATTCTTAATGAAAAACCAAATATAGTGTTGATGGACATTATGTTGGAGGGGGATATGGACGGTATTGAGGCGGCCAAACGCATTCGTAATTATATCAACGTACCGATTATTTATCTCACGTCTTGCGCTGATGATGAGACTTTTGACCGTGCCAATGCTATTGGAACTTATGCCTATTTGCTCAAGCCTGTACAAGAGCGTGAGTTAGATTTGTGTATCCGTACCACTTGCCAACGCCATCAACTCGAACAAGATTTGGTAGAAACTCAAAGCCGTTACAGAAGTTTGTTCGAGAATACCAAAGAAGCCATTATTATTTTTGATGATGCAGGTAAAATTATAGACCAAAACCAGGCCAGCAAACAGCTTTATTACGCCCTTTTTGGTGATCAATTAGCCACTCATTTAAAAGATTTTTTGGGAGAAGGGAAGGATAAAATTTTTGGAGAACATTTTCATGTTTTTCTTGATCACCAAGAAAAAGAGGGCAGAATATGGGTATTTTCTGCCGATAAAAAAACAAGCAAGTGTTTGGAGTACAATGCAAAAGCTAATTTTTTGCCTCAACTGAATTTGGTTGTACTGCGCGATATTACCGAAAGTGTAATGGCGCAACGCGAAATAGAAAATCTAGCCCGATTCCCGTCAGAAGCTCCAAATCCTGTTTTGCGTGTGAGTTGTGAAGGTGATATTTTGTACGCCAACAAAGCGGCAAATGTGCTACTGGAAGAATGGACTACGACTGTTGGTGGTCGGATGCCTGACAATTTGTTGGGGCGTGTGGGCGAGCTTTCGGAAAAAGAGCCTCAGAGCCAAATGATGTTGGTGATTGGTGGAAAAATATATTCGTTGCTCTTTGTTTTTGTAGAAAAAGGCAGCTACGTGAATATTTATGCCAACGATATTTCGCAGCAAAAATATTCGGAACGAATTGTTAACTACCAAAAAGATATATTGGAAATGATTGCCCGAAATGCGACACTTTCGCATATTTTGGAGCAAATCTGTGTGCGAGTGCAATATTTCCTGACGGGCAGTGCGGCGGCTATTTTTTATTTTGATTCGCTGAATCGCAGCCTAAAACTGGCCGCAACTACGCGTTTGCCATACGATTTGGCGCACCTGATTGAGCAAGAAACCTTGCCCGAAAAGAAAAATTCTCCATGGGCAGCAGCCATTTCCGAACAAGAAGATATTATTATCGAAAACTTACAAACCGACCCTTTGGCCACTCCGTACCGAGAGCTGACCCAAAAATACGGTTATATGAGTTGCTGGATTAAGCCTGTGCAAGCCCAAGACGGCGAGGTAGTGGCTTGTTTCTTGATGTTTTACAAACAAGCCCTAAGGCCCTCTACTACAGATATTAATCTCATCAATATGGCGGCCAACTTGGTGGGTGTGGCCATTGAGCGAGATTTTATTTTTCAAAGCCTACACAAACAATCGTTGGCGTTTGAAAATATCAACGATGCTATTTTCCTGACAGATACCAGCGGCGTAATTACCGAATGGAGTCCGTCGGCGGAGCGTGTTTTTGGCCGTAGAAAAAATGAAATTGTAGGGCTTACGATTAAAGACACTAATTTATTTGAATTTACAGAAGGATTCGAAGAGTTTTTGACAAAAGATACGTTGTCCCGTTGGTCGGGTGAATTGCAATATTATTCATTGTTAGGCGAAGATGGAATCGTTCAACTCTCAATTATTCGGCTACTGGACATACAGGATGAGTATATGGGTATGCTTTGTGTGGCACGCGATATTACTCAAGAAAAAAATGTAGAAATTGCCCTCAAATACTCGGAGGCAAACCTAAAGGCCATTTTTGACAATACGGTTCAATCGTTTATTCTGATCAATGATAAATTTGAAATTGCAGCGTTTAATCGCACTGCCCGACAAATTTCGTATGCCCTGACAGGGGATTTTTTGCAAGTGGGCGAGCCGATTGTTAATTATTGGTACACAGAGGATAAAGAAACACTTCAGGATATCATGCGTCGCACGATGGACGGCGAGTATATCAGCTATGAAGAGTATATCACGACACGTACGGGCGACTCGTATTGGTTAGAAATTAATTTCTTGCCCATTTATGATTCTGCTAAAAATATTACGAGTATTTGTTTTACAACGCTTGATATTCAGGATAGAAAAAATACAGAATTGGCACTGGCTGAGAGTGAGGCGCGATTCAGATCGTTGGTACAAAACTCTTCGGACGTAATCGTAATTGTTTCGGCCAAAGGTTATATTACCTATACCAGTGAGTCGGCGGGTCGCTTTTTGGGTTATAATCCGCAAGATTTGTTGGATAATAATTTGTTGGATTTTGTTCACCCCGACGACCGCGATTATGTGGAAGTACTCATTCAGAATTTGGCTGATGGTATGAATGCCACGCCGCCTATTGAGTATCGTTTCTTGCACCAAATGGGCAAATACATTCACTTGGAGTCGGTTTGTACTAATATGCTCGACGAAGCTTCTGTGCGTGGTATCGTAATCAACTCCCGCGACGTGGAAGAGCGTAAAAATTCGGAAGAAACGCTTAAAAATATTGTGCGAGGTGTTTCGGATGCGACGGGTACGGATTTCTTCACGTCGTTGGTGGAAAATATGGCTACCTACCTCAATGTCAGTCATGTGCTTATTTCGGAGTTGGTGGAGGAGCGTCATTCTTTAAGAACTTTAGCTTATATTAAAAATAGTAATATTCAGCCTAATTTTATTTACAAAGCAGAACATACGCCTTGTGCTGATACTTTGCAACAGCAAATGTATTATGTTGAAGATAATTTACAGTTTTTGTATCCGCAAGACCAGTGGCTTTTGGACGAAAATCTGGAAACATACTTGGGCATACGTCTGAACAATAGCAAAGGCGAAGCCATAGGTTTGTTGTGTATTTTGGATAGTAAGCCGTTCCAAAATCATGACTTGGCGGGTTCGATGCTCAAAATCTTTTCGGTGCGAGCCGCCGCCGAGTTGGAGCGGATTTATACCACCGATGCCCTGATAGAAAGCCAAGCTAATTTACTTTCACTAATCGAAAACACGATCGATAATATTTGGGCAATAGACGAAAGCTATAAACTCATCGCCTTTAATACGGCATTTTCGCGGGATTTTGAGAAATATTTTGGCCATCAACTCACGCACGGGGATGTCATCATTAACTACTGTAAAGGTGAATGGGAGGGTTACTACACACGTGCGCTGAGTGGTGAGCAGTTTTTTGTAGAAATAGACCAGATTTATGACGAAGAAATTCAAAATATAGAGGTTTATTTCAATCCAATTTCTGACGAACAAGGCCATGTGAGCGGCGTAAGTATTTTCTCGCGCGATATTACCCAACGCAAACAAGCCGAAAATGCTTTGCGCGAAAGTGAAGTAAACTTGGTGGCTTTGATTGAAAATACCGACGATATTATTTTCTCGATTAATGCTAATTATCAGATATTGGCGGCCAACTCGGCTTTTAGACGCTTGCATAACCTCATGTTTAGTCGCATCATCAAACCTGGTGTGGACTTCGTGCATAGCTTGCCGACGGCTTACGGGCAAGTGTGGCAAGAGGGTTTTGATAAAGCCAAGAAAGGGGAACGTGTGCGTCAAGAAATTCATTATGCACACCCCAAGTTCCCAGTGCATTTGGAAGTTTCCCTGAACCCGATTTATTCTAAAGGCGGCATGATTAGCGGCATAAGTATTTTTGCCCGCGATATTACGTTGCGCAAGCAAGCCGAAAACGAGTTGAAGCGCACCAACTTTGAGTTGGATAGTTTCGTGTATAGGGCTTCGCACGATTTGCGTGCGCCGTTGCGCTCCGTATTGGGACTTATCAATTTGTTGCGCATAGAGGAGAGTAGCCAACAACGTGAAGTGTATTTGGGGCTAATGGAAAAGAGTATCAATAAGTTAGATACGTTCATTAGCGACTTGACGCACTTCTCGCGCAACTCACGACTTTCGCTTAACATCGAAAAGGTCGATTTCAATGCCATCATTCAGGATAGTTTGGGCAATTTGCGTTTTATGGAAAATGCCGAAAAACTCGCCGTAGAACTCAAAATTGACCAAAATGTAGATTTCTATTCGGACATATCGCGTATTAGTATCGTTTTACAAAACCTGATTTCTAACTCCATCAAATACCAACGCCGTGATGCAGGGGCAATGGTAACAATTGAAGTGAAAACGTCGGAGTTTGCGGCTACTATTATTGTTGAAGACAATGGAAAGGGCATTGAAGAGGTGTATTTGGAAAGAATTTTTGATATGTTCTTCCGTGCTTCGGAGGAGTCTTATGGTTCGGGCTTGGGGCTTTATATTACCAAACAAGTAATCGAAAAACTGGAAGGCAGCGTAAGAGTAGAATCCGAAATTGGTGTAGGAACTACGTTTATTATCAAAATACCGAATCTTAAATCACAAATTAAGATTTTATCATAA
- the rseP gene encoding RIP metalloprotease RseP, producing MLEGLIMAGQLLLGLTILVGLHELGHLLAAKLFGMRVEKYSIGFPPKIWGFQWGETEYSFGAIPLGGFVKISGMIDESLDLESMQKDPEPWEFRAKPAWQRLIVMLGGIIVNVITGVVIFIAWLAYYGESYLPVSQAKYGIIAHPAAQKMGFQDGDKILKINGQAVHSFDEVAKPDLFMNDGTRYTIDRNGQIMDLAVPKGFMDVISSAKGAFVEPRMPFVVDMVAPNTGAEKAGVKTGDKILTINNKETAYFQELKRVLETEKGKTVDLGILRGTETLHLKAEISGDGTLGFQPKFLLKDSTRHYGFGTCVSKGSGMAFGLVAMQVKAFGKMFSGEISPTKSLSGPIGIAKQFGGVWIWQKFWYLVGFLSMVLAFMNLLPIPALDGGHVVFLTYEIISGRKPSDKVLENAQKVGMILLLSLMAFAFLNDLL from the coding sequence ATGTTAGAAGGACTAATCATGGCGGGGCAGTTGCTCCTTGGCCTGACAATTTTGGTAGGCCTACACGAGTTGGGACACCTTTTAGCTGCCAAACTCTTTGGTATGCGCGTAGAAAAGTACTCTATTGGTTTCCCGCCTAAAATTTGGGGCTTTCAATGGGGCGAAACAGAATACTCTTTTGGAGCGATTCCATTGGGTGGTTTTGTAAAAATTTCGGGCATGATAGACGAGTCTTTGGACTTGGAAAGTATGCAAAAAGACCCAGAACCTTGGGAATTTCGCGCCAAACCCGCTTGGCAACGCCTTATCGTGATGTTGGGCGGTATCATCGTCAATGTGATTACGGGTGTCGTGATTTTCATTGCGTGGTTGGCCTACTATGGCGAAAGTTATTTGCCTGTTTCGCAAGCCAAATATGGCATTATTGCACATCCTGCGGCACAAAAAATGGGCTTTCAGGACGGCGATAAAATCTTGAAAATCAACGGACAAGCGGTACATTCTTTCGATGAAGTAGCCAAGCCCGATTTGTTTATGAACGACGGCACGCGCTACACCATCGACCGCAACGGTCAAATCATGGATTTGGCAGTACCCAAAGGTTTCATGGACGTAATTTCATCGGCAAAAGGAGCTTTCGTAGAACCGCGTATGCCGTTCGTGGTGGACATGGTTGCGCCGAACACTGGCGCGGAAAAAGCTGGCGTAAAAACTGGCGATAAAATCCTGACTATCAACAATAAAGAAACTGCTTATTTCCAAGAACTCAAACGCGTGTTGGAAACCGAAAAAGGCAAAACCGTAGATTTAGGCATTTTACGCGGCACAGAAACGCTACACCTGAAAGCCGAAATCAGCGGCGACGGAACATTGGGTTTTCAACCTAAATTTTTGCTGAAAGACTCTACGCGTCATTACGGTTTCGGAACGTGCGTGAGCAAAGGCAGTGGTATGGCTTTCGGTTTGGTGGCCATGCAAGTAAAAGCCTTTGGCAAAATGTTTTCGGGCGAAATTTCTCCAACCAAATCGTTGAGCGGACCTATTGGGATAGCCAAACAATTTGGCGGCGTTTGGATTTGGCAAAAATTCTGGTACTTAGTTGGCTTCTTGTCGATGGTCTTGGCTTTTATGAACTTGTTGCCAATTCCTGCCCTTGATGGTGGCCACGTGGTATTTTTGACTTACGAAATCATTAGTGGTCGCAAACCTTCGGACAAAGTGCTGGAAAACGCCCAAAAAGTTGGCATGATTCTGTTGCTTTCGCTAATGGCTTTTGCTTTCCTCAACGATTTACTTTAG
- a CDS encoding Rpn family recombination-promoting nuclease/putative transposase: protein MTTQEKYINPFTDFGFKKLFGSEPNKDLLMSFLNEILKLNIVELTYKKTEHLGASDLDRKVIFDLYCENEAGEKFIVELQKARQSFFKDRSLFYATFPIQEQAEKGDWNYELNAVYTVAILDFCFEDENRNDLKMSVKLMDEHRKRVFYDKLTFLYLQMPNFRKSENELETLEDKWLYLLKNLHKLQNRPARLQEKVFTKAFETAELAKLNDSERTAYEDSLKYYRDVKNSLDTAKEEGREEGRLETTIKGIQKALQRGKLTVAEIAEDFDMPLEFVQKVKNQEI from the coding sequence ATGACCACGCAAGAAAAATATATCAATCCATTTACGGACTTTGGTTTTAAGAAATTATTCGGCTCTGAACCGAACAAAGACTTGTTAATGAGCTTTTTAAATGAAATATTAAAACTCAATATCGTAGAACTTACCTACAAGAAAACCGAACATTTGGGCGCGTCGGATTTGGATAGAAAAGTTATTTTTGACTTGTATTGCGAAAATGAAGCAGGAGAAAAATTCATCGTGGAACTGCAAAAAGCGCGTCAAAGTTTCTTTAAAGACCGTTCCTTGTTTTACGCTACTTTCCCGATACAAGAACAGGCGGAAAAAGGTGACTGGAACTATGAGTTAAATGCCGTTTATACGGTGGCGATTCTGGATTTTTGTTTTGAAGATGAAAACAGAAATGATTTGAAAATGAGCGTCAAGCTCATGGATGAGCATCGTAAACGCGTTTTTTATGACAAACTCACGTTTTTGTATTTGCAGATGCCGAATTTTCGGAAATCAGAAAATGAGTTGGAAACACTGGAAGACAAGTGGTTATATTTGCTAAAGAATTTGCATAAGCTGCAAAATCGCCCAGCACGATTGCAAGAGAAAGTTTTTACTAAAGCCTTTGAAACAGCAGAATTAGCCAAACTAAATGACTCCGAACGCACCGCCTATGAAGACAGTCTCAAATATTACCGCGATGTCAAAAACTCACTGGATACGGCCAAAGAGGAAGGTCGGGAAGAAGGTCGCTTAGAAACAACTATTAAAGGCATTCAGAAGGCTTTGCAGCGTGGTAAACTAACTGTAGCTGAAATCGCCGAAGATTTTGATATGCCCCTTGAATTTGTGCAGAAAGTTAAAAACCAAGAAATATAA
- a CDS encoding AIR synthase related protein has protein sequence MMRYTQRGVSASKEDVHAAISHLDKGLFPKAFCKIVPDLLGGDEAFCNLMHADGAGTKSSLAYMYWRETGDLSVWRGIAQDAVVMNTDDLLCVGATDNILLSSTIGRNKKLIPGEVIAAIIQGTEEVLEMLRSHGVGIHSTGGETADLGDLVRTVVVDSTVTARMRRTDIIDNANIKAGQVIVGLASFGQAHYETEYNAGMGSNGLTSARHDVFHKSLAARYPESFDNAIDEELVYTGSRQLTDSYEDLPINVGKAVLSPTRTYAPVVKAVLAEHRAQVAGMVHCSGGGQTKVLHFVDNLHVVKNNLFDVPPLFRLIQQESQTPWDEMYKVFNMGHRLEFYTDEQTAQSIIQISESFGIAAQIIGHTEAHDNGKKLTISSPKGQFVWDKA, from the coding sequence ATGATGCGCTACACACAAAGAGGAGTTTCTGCTTCCAAAGAAGATGTTCATGCGGCCATTAGCCACTTGGACAAAGGTTTGTTTCCGAAGGCTTTTTGCAAAATCGTACCCGACTTGCTGGGCGGCGATGAGGCATTTTGCAACCTCATGCACGCCGACGGCGCAGGGACTAAATCCTCGCTGGCTTATATGTATTGGCGCGAAACTGGCGACCTTTCCGTTTGGCGAGGCATTGCCCAAGATGCCGTCGTGATGAATACCGACGATTTGCTTTGCGTGGGTGCAACCGACAACATTTTGCTTTCTTCCACCATTGGCCGAAACAAAAAACTTATTCCAGGCGAAGTAATCGCGGCCATCATTCAGGGCACGGAAGAAGTGCTGGAAATGTTGCGTTCGCATGGCGTGGGCATTCATAGCACTGGCGGCGAAACTGCCGATTTGGGCGATTTGGTGCGCACTGTGGTAGTGGACAGCACCGTAACGGCTCGCATGCGCCGCACCGACATCATCGACAACGCGAACATCAAAGCTGGACAAGTGATTGTCGGGCTGGCATCGTTCGGACAAGCCCATTACGAAACCGAATACAACGCAGGCATGGGCAGCAATGGCCTTACGTCGGCACGTCATGACGTGTTTCATAAATCTTTGGCCGCGCGTTATCCAGAAAGTTTTGACAATGCCATTGATGAAGAACTGGTTTACACAGGCAGCCGCCAACTCACCGACAGCTACGAAGATTTGCCGATAAACGTGGGCAAAGCCGTGCTTTCACCTACGCGCACTTACGCGCCTGTCGTGAAGGCAGTGTTAGCCGAACATCGCGCACAAGTGGCTGGTATGGTGCATTGTAGCGGCGGCGGACAAACCAAAGTATTGCATTTCGTGGACAATTTGCACGTAGTGAAAAATAATTTGTTCGACGTGCCGCCACTGTTCCGACTCATTCAGCAAGAAAGCCAAACGCCTTGGGACGAAATGTACAAAGTGTTTAACATGGGACATCGTTTGGAATTTTATACCGACGAGCAAACCGCCCAAAGCATTATACAAATTTCGGAAAGTTTCGGGATAGCCGCCCAAATCATTGGCCACACCGAAGCCCACGACAACGGCAAAAAGCTCACTATCAGCAGCCCTAAAGGTCAATTCGTTTGGGATAAAGCCTAA
- the hemW gene encoding radical SAM family heme chaperone HemW — MAGIYLHIPFCKQACYYCDFHFSTNTQLKADLVAAMRQELQLQKNYLQGQTIETIYFGGGTPSLLSQAELDSLLETIYQHFSVTAQPEISLEANPDDLNLEKIRSLQATGINRLSIGIQTFNNENLTYLHRAHNATQASLCVQQAQDTGISNISIDLIYAIPHPDTTRIWEQDLATAIGLGVPHISSYCLTIESRTAFGNWLKNGKIKPIDEDTAALHFEMLTDRLTAAGFEHYEVSNFAQPEMYSRHNTSYWQQKPYLGVGPSAHSFDLVSRQYNVANNAQYIKALQQNEIPATKEILSRADRVNEYILTTLRTQWGCDLSYLATNLDLNLAETAAQQLQQWQANGWATLSGNVLKLTTQGKLLADGLASDLFID, encoded by the coding sequence ATGGCAGGCATTTATTTACATATTCCCTTTTGCAAACAGGCGTGTTATTACTGCGACTTTCATTTTAGCACCAACACCCAACTCAAAGCCGATTTGGTGGCAGCCATGCGCCAAGAATTGCAGTTACAAAAAAATTATTTGCAAGGCCAAACCATCGAAACCATTTACTTTGGTGGCGGTACGCCTTCGCTGCTTTCGCAAGCCGAATTGGATAGTTTGTTAGAAACCATTTACCAGCATTTTAGCGTAACGGCACAACCCGAAATTAGCCTTGAAGCCAACCCCGACGATTTGAATTTGGAGAAAATCCGTAGCCTGCAAGCAACTGGCATTAACCGCCTGAGCATTGGCATACAGACTTTTAACAACGAAAATCTAACGTACTTGCACAGAGCACACAACGCCACGCAAGCAAGCCTCTGCGTACAGCAAGCACAAGACACGGGCATCAGCAACATTAGCATAGATTTGATTTACGCCATTCCGCACCCCGACACGACGCGCATTTGGGAGCAAGATTTGGCAACGGCTATCGGCTTGGGCGTGCCGCACATTTCGTCGTATTGTCTTACGATAGAATCGCGCACGGCGTTTGGTAATTGGCTAAAAAATGGCAAAATTAAGCCCATAGACGAGGACACCGCCGCGCTGCATTTCGAAATGCTCACCGACAGGCTCACGGCGGCAGGTTTTGAACATTACGAAGTATCGAATTTTGCGCAACCCGAAATGTATTCGCGCCATAACACCAGTTACTGGCAACAAAAGCCGTATTTGGGCGTAGGGCCAAGCGCACATTCTTTTGATTTGGTGTCGCGGCAATACAACGTAGCCAACAACGCGCAGTATATCAAGGCTTTGCAACAAAACGAAATTCCTGCCACCAAAGAAATTTTGAGTCGCGCCGACCGCGTGAATGAGTACATACTGACCACGTTGCGCACGCAATGGGGCTGCGATTTGAGTTATTTGGCCACAAATTTAGATTTGAATTTGGCCGAGACTGCTGCCCAACAGCTGCAACAATGGCAGGCCAACGGCTGGGCTACGCTTTCGGGCAACGTGCTCAAACTCACCACGCAAGGCAAGTTGCTGGCCGACGGTCTGGCCTCTGATTTGTTTATTGATTAA
- a CDS encoding response regulator transcription factor yields the protein MQNKATILLVEDDVNLGFVIKDTLEEEGFAVTHCPDGAAGATAFATQTFDLCVLDVMLPLKDGFTLASEIRAQNQQMPIIFLTAKALKEDRLHGFRLGADDYITKPFSIEELILRIEVFLRRSKPAASTQTPINQNNNEILSVGQYVLECNNLQLQHAAQTQQLTQREADLLKIFILNLNQTLRRDYILKALWGNDDYFNGRSLDVFISKLRKYLRHDDRIEIVNVHGVGFRLIVRE from the coding sequence ATGCAAAACAAAGCTACAATTCTATTAGTTGAAGACGATGTAAATTTGGGGTTTGTGATTAAAGACACGCTCGAAGAAGAAGGCTTTGCCGTCACGCATTGCCCCGACGGTGCGGCAGGTGCAACGGCGTTTGCCACCCAAACTTTTGATTTGTGTGTATTGGACGTAATGCTTCCGCTCAAAGATGGCTTTACGTTGGCTTCCGAAATCAGAGCCCAAAACCAACAAATGCCGATTATTTTCCTTACAGCCAAAGCCCTGAAAGAAGACCGTTTGCATGGCTTTCGGCTCGGCGCAGACGACTACATCACCAAGCCGTTTAGCATCGAGGAACTTATTTTGAGAATTGAAGTTTTCTTGAGAAGAAGCAAACCCGCAGCAAGCACCCAAACGCCTATTAATCAAAACAATAACGAAATACTTTCGGTAGGTCAATACGTTTTGGAATGCAACAATTTGCAATTACAACACGCCGCCCAAACCCAACAACTCACCCAACGGGAAGCGGATTTACTCAAAATTTTCATTCTGAATCTTAACCAAACTTTGCGCCGCGACTACATTCTCAAAGCCTTGTGGGGCAACGACGATTATTTCAATGGTCGCAGTTTGGATGTGTTCATTTCTAAGCTCCGTAAATATTTGCGCCACGACGACCGAATAGAAATCGTAAACGTGCACGGCGTTGGCTTTCGGCTTATTGTCCGCGAATAA